In a genomic window of Gigantopelta aegis isolate Gae_Host chromosome 9, Gae_host_genome, whole genome shotgun sequence:
- the LOC121382158 gene encoding uncharacterized protein LOC121382158 gives MRPMGARQGDPNPVAKPPGAVHSAQPLPVSDLKHSPGAEQGGPKLSAPLTVAIPPDDPPAVMETGHVIVTDPPASPQAPSTAAVVDPAAGRESKRRKMSTVSEPEGLDQLEWTIVCDNIPSKWQGAVHGDFTDTNRLKGLWQENNWRKLPNGIGKYQLHSAGSGNQIHVTAQQDGLFRQGLLIPDMTNSTIHRILKIVLRDIYPGAIDRNIKVLTEGLSNFRPAQCITSP, from the coding sequence ATGAGACCAATGGGAGCGAGgcagggtgatccaaacccggtggctaaaccaccgggggcggttcattcTGCGCAGCCGCTCCCAGTTTCTGACCTgaagcactcgccaggagcggaacaggggggaccaaagctgtcagctccactgacagtggcgatCCCTCCTGACGACCCACCTGCTGTTATGGAAACTGGGCACGTCATCGTGACGGACCCCCCAGCGAGCCCACAAGCGCCTTCcactgctgctgttgttgacCCTGCAGCCGGACGGGAGTCCAAGAGAAGGAAGATGTCGACGGTTTCCGAACCGGAGGGACTCGACCAACTCGAATGGACTATCGTCTGCGACAACATACCATCCAAGTGGCAGGGAGCTGTCCACGGCGACTTCACCGACACCAACCGACTTAAGGGACTTTGGCaagaaaacaattggcgaaaACTACCCAACGGAATCGGAAAATACCAACTTCATTCAGCAGGATCTGGCAACCAGATCCACGTGACTGCACAACAGGACGGACTGTTCAGGCAAGGACTCCTGATACCGGATATGACCAACTCTACGATTCATCGCATCCTTAAGATAGTGTTGCGAGATATATATCCGGGAGCCATCGACAGGAACATCAAGGTCTTGACTGAAGGACTCTCCAACTTCAGGCCTGCGCAGTGCATCACCTCGCCATGA